A genomic segment from Leptospira ryugenii encodes:
- a CDS encoding adenylate/guanylate cyclase domain-containing protein, whose protein sequence is MADKESKSLSILDYLILLIALGGTGGVTLSVFLPEWDYSFFFLLGGMTILLLSSFFVYKIIEKVSSDKQKSGAIWLSFVIAIFMYTLVNTFQPLKDLEENSISTRFQFLRGTTTKKEHESDTGRVESITYQPPPKARKDIKIVGITTESLEKLQGTWPLPWKYYANIIKTFSKSENTLMFDIFFVDYKPGQMEEMVEALQTNRRVLFDYPMETSAESKESVLNLEKRLEILRRFKLKNVIDEGDIGVSWVKFPQPPIEQIGELSAGLGFANVKKDESGLNRRMPLVVKVSRSGPEKEFEYFPSIDLLIVCQYYGIDVQRDVEVNMGKYVKLMNIPKKTLREFNIAKRAFEEKDLMAIPNEKREVIIPIDIEGQMEINFAGGRYSFKEYEIFEVANQWDEEVIESNQFNNQIFLVAMYYATGRGASKDSHLSPFGDMSGIEHHAHAINTILNQDFMSTLPNWATFAIYIVLGVMIGILQPRVKTHWGFVIMLTQLLLYGVLTLYLFQSFNLITVLPSVTIEQVVVFVAIIGFRILTEEENVKYIRQTFSKFVSADVVDELLKHPDNLALGGSKREITIFFSDVRGFTTISEALGPEDLVKLLNEYLSAMTELIIEYKGTIDKYMGDAIMAFWGAPVPLEDHAYYACVAALAQLEHLKELQKKWAERKVPVIDIGIGLNSGPAVVGNMGSSHRMEYTCMGDTINLGSRLEGSNKMYGTNIIISEHTYEKVKDRVIARELDLVRVKGKTLPVRIYELMGITNPEDMEKMKRPLQRAAS, encoded by the coding sequence ATGGCTGACAAAGAATCTAAATCTCTTTCGATCTTAGATTATCTCATATTACTCATTGCACTGGGTGGAACAGGTGGGGTAACCCTATCTGTTTTTTTACCAGAGTGGGATTATTCCTTTTTCTTCTTATTGGGTGGGATGACAATTCTCCTCCTATCAAGTTTCTTTGTTTATAAAATCATAGAAAAGGTATCCAGCGACAAACAAAAGTCTGGTGCCATTTGGCTTTCCTTCGTGATTGCAATCTTTATGTATACCTTGGTAAATACCTTCCAACCCCTCAAGGATTTGGAAGAGAACTCCATATCGACTCGGTTTCAGTTTTTGCGAGGAACAACGACAAAAAAGGAACATGAGAGTGATACAGGTAGAGTTGAATCGATCACTTACCAACCACCTCCAAAGGCTCGTAAAGACATCAAAATTGTGGGTATCACCACAGAATCTCTAGAGAAATTGCAAGGTACCTGGCCACTTCCATGGAAGTATTACGCCAACATCATCAAAACCTTTAGCAAATCCGAAAACACATTGATGTTCGATATTTTCTTCGTAGATTACAAACCCGGACAGATGGAAGAAATGGTAGAAGCACTGCAAACCAACCGACGGGTGTTATTTGACTACCCTATGGAAACCAGTGCTGAATCCAAAGAGTCCGTACTCAATTTGGAGAAGCGATTAGAGATACTCCGGCGTTTTAAATTGAAAAATGTCATCGACGAAGGTGATATTGGCGTTAGTTGGGTCAAATTCCCACAACCGCCAATCGAGCAGATCGGTGAACTGTCTGCTGGTTTAGGCTTTGCAAATGTCAAAAAGGATGAGTCTGGCTTGAATAGACGTATGCCTTTGGTTGTAAAGGTTTCACGCTCTGGTCCAGAAAAAGAGTTCGAGTACTTTCCGTCCATAGACCTATTGATCGTCTGCCAATACTATGGCATTGATGTCCAAAGGGATGTAGAAGTGAATATGGGGAAATATGTGAAACTCATGAACATTCCCAAAAAGACACTTCGTGAGTTCAACATTGCTAAGAGAGCCTTTGAAGAAAAAGATTTGATGGCAATTCCCAATGAAAAACGTGAAGTCATCATTCCCATTGACATCGAAGGCCAAATGGAAATCAACTTCGCTGGTGGTCGGTATTCTTTTAAAGAGTATGAAATCTTTGAAGTAGCCAACCAATGGGATGAGGAAGTGATTGAATCCAATCAATTCAATAACCAGATCTTTTTGGTTGCTATGTATTACGCAACTGGTCGTGGAGCATCCAAAGACTCTCACCTCTCTCCCTTTGGTGATATGTCTGGAATTGAACACCACGCACATGCTATCAACACCATCCTAAATCAAGATTTTATGTCTACTCTCCCGAACTGGGCTACCTTTGCAATATACATTGTGTTAGGTGTTATGATTGGAATCCTGCAACCTCGTGTCAAAACACATTGGGGTTTCGTGATCATGTTGACACAGCTTTTGCTCTACGGCGTGCTCACACTTTATTTGTTCCAATCCTTTAACTTAATAACCGTATTGCCTTCGGTTACAATTGAGCAGGTAGTCGTGTTTGTGGCTATCATCGGATTCCGTATCTTAACAGAAGAAGAAAACGTAAAATACATACGTCAAACCTTCTCAAAATTCGTATCTGCTGATGTCGTGGACGAACTATTGAAACACCCCGACAATCTCGCATTAGGCGGATCAAAACGTGAGATTACTATCTTCTTCTCGGACGTCCGAGGATTCACGACGATTTCGGAAGCTCTCGGCCCAGAAGACCTTGTAAAACTTTTAAATGAATATCTCTCCGCCATGACAGAGCTCATCATCGAGTACAAAGGTACTATCGATAAGTATATGGGTGATGCCATTATGGCATTTTGGGGTGCACCCGTACCTCTAGAAGACCATGCATACTATGCTTGTGTGGCGGCCCTTGCCCAATTAGAGCATCTAAAAGAACTCCAAAAAAAATGGGCAGAACGCAAGGTACCAGTCATCGACATAGGAATCGGTCTCAATTCAGGTCCTGCCGTAGTGGGGAACATGGGTTCATCTCATAGAATGGAATACACCTGTATGGGAGACACGATCAACCTTGGCTCTCGTTTAGAAGGGTCCAATAAAATGTATGGTACCAATATCATCATTTCTGAGCACACATATGAAAAGGTTAAAGACCGAGTGATCGCGCGTGAACTTGATTTAGTGCGCGTGAAGGGAAAAACCTTACCTGTTCGGATTTACGAATTGATGGGAATCACAAACCCAGAAGATATGGAAAAAATGAAGCGTCCTTTGCAAAGAGCCGCATCATGA
- the trpA gene encoding tryptophan synthase subunit alpha yields MSKIKDYFANKTNKSVFVPFFTLGDPHYEASVKYGQTILDSGADILELGIPFSDPVADGPVIQRAVARALKNPFDFAKIFQTTKQIHSHKPDRPLVYLTYFNPIYHCGVASFLDQAKDSGVEGLVIPDLPFDTQESEDLFAALEKRDMDLIHLITPATTKRRVQALKKTSSGFIYYVTSFGVTGERREFSLDLEERIRSLKEILQLPICAGFGISSPEQASQIAHYADGIIIGSAIQRIIEESGADTVACCQKLSEYCLSIRNSFP; encoded by the coding sequence ATGAGTAAGATCAAAGACTATTTTGCAAACAAGACAAATAAATCGGTTTTCGTACCCTTCTTTACTTTGGGGGATCCTCATTACGAGGCCTCTGTCAAATACGGCCAAACCATTTTGGATTCGGGTGCCGATATCTTAGAGCTAGGCATACCCTTTTCGGACCCAGTTGCGGATGGTCCGGTGATCCAAAGGGCTGTGGCACGTGCTCTCAAAAATCCTTTTGATTTTGCAAAGATTTTCCAAACCACAAAACAAATCCACTCCCACAAACCTGACCGACCTCTCGTTTATCTTACCTATTTTAACCCAATCTACCATTGTGGAGTTGCCTCCTTTTTGGACCAGGCAAAGGATTCTGGGGTAGAAGGCCTTGTCATCCCAGACCTTCCCTTTGATACACAAGAAAGCGAAGATCTCTTCGCCGCCCTCGAAAAGAGGGATATGGACTTGATCCATCTCATTACACCAGCCACCACAAAGAGACGAGTCCAGGCTCTAAAGAAAACATCTTCCGGTTTTATCTACTATGTGACCTCCTTTGGAGTCACAGGTGAACGGCGGGAGTTTTCTTTGGATTTGGAAGAACGAATCAGAAGTTTAAAAGAAATCCTTCAATTGCCAATTTGTGCTGGCTTTGGCATTTCCAGCCCGGAGCAGGCTTCGCAAATCGCACATTATGCGGACGGAATCATCATTGGTTCCGCGATCCAGAGGATCATTGAAGAGTCAGGCGCTGATACCGTAGCTTGTTGCCAAAAACTTTCGGAGTACTGCCTCTCGATTCGAAACAGTTTCCCTTAA
- the trpB gene encoding tryptophan synthase subunit beta yields MGKYEAGYFGEFGGRYAPEILTEALEELESTYRKLKKNKKFQNELNFYLKNYVGRPSPLTYAERLTKEWGGANIWLKREDLNHTGAHKINNAIGQALLAKHMGKKRIIAETGAGQHGLATATVGAMFGLETIIYMGAVDVKRQNLNAKKIEMLGAKILPVTSGEATLKEATSEAMRDWALNVKTTHYIVGSAIGPHPFPTIVRDLQSLIGKETKKQFKKATKQLPDAVVACVGGGSNAIGMFHDFVKDKKVKLYGAEAGGMGQKPGEHSATITFGKTGFLHGTKTLIIQDTNGQIVPAHSVSAGLDYPGVGPEHAYLSTSGRVEYRMVTDEEALASFLEITRLEGIIPALETAHAFHVAKDVAKKLGKKKHLVVCLSGRGDKDVVEVLRILGGGKHE; encoded by the coding sequence ATGGGAAAGTATGAAGCTGGATACTTTGGAGAATTTGGGGGACGCTACGCTCCTGAAATTTTAACTGAAGCCTTGGAAGAGTTGGAAAGCACTTACCGAAAGCTCAAAAAAAATAAAAAGTTCCAAAACGAACTGAATTTTTATCTCAAAAATTATGTGGGAAGACCTTCCCCTTTGACCTATGCCGAGCGCCTAACCAAAGAGTGGGGTGGTGCGAATATTTGGCTTAAACGAGAAGATCTGAATCATACTGGAGCCCATAAAATCAACAATGCAATTGGCCAAGCTTTACTTGCAAAGCACATGGGCAAAAAGCGTATCATCGCCGAGACAGGGGCAGGCCAACATGGTTTGGCAACAGCCACAGTCGGTGCTATGTTCGGATTGGAAACCATCATCTATATGGGTGCAGTTGACGTAAAAAGACAAAACCTAAATGCCAAAAAAATTGAAATGTTAGGTGCCAAAATTTTACCAGTTACTTCTGGCGAGGCCACTCTCAAGGAAGCGACTAGTGAAGCTATGCGGGATTGGGCACTTAACGTAAAAACAACTCATTATATAGTTGGGAGTGCGATTGGCCCTCATCCTTTCCCTACCATTGTTCGTGACTTACAGTCTTTAATTGGAAAGGAAACCAAAAAACAATTCAAAAAAGCCACCAAACAATTGCCAGATGCTGTAGTTGCCTGTGTGGGTGGTGGTTCCAATGCAATTGGCATGTTTCATGATTTTGTGAAGGACAAAAAAGTAAAATTATACGGTGCCGAGGCAGGTGGCATGGGACAAAAACCAGGAGAACATTCTGCGACCATAACCTTTGGGAAGACTGGTTTTTTACATGGCACAAAGACATTAATCATCCAAGATACAAATGGACAGATTGTACCAGCTCACTCGGTAAGTGCTGGTCTTGATTACCCAGGAGTGGGACCTGAGCACGCCTATCTATCAACATCTGGACGAGTTGAATACCGCATGGTTACAGACGAGGAGGCTCTTGCTTCCTTTTTAGAAATCACTCGCTTAGAAGGGATCATACCAGCACTTGAAACAGCTCATGCCTTTCATGTTGCTAAAGATGTTGCAAAAAAACTTGGCAAAAAAAAGCACCTTGTTGTTTGCCTATCTGGGCGTGGTGATAAGGATGTTGTGGAGGTCTTACGCATCTTAGGTGGTGGAAAACATGAGTAA